TTCCAGAACAGCAATGCCTGCAAAAGTTCAAACTGGCTTTTGAGCATGAACAGCAACGGATACAGCAGCTCAATGCCGAAAGGAATGAGCAGACGGATGACCGTGACGATGATTCCGGAAAAAATGAAAATATAGTATAACAGCCTGGCCCCGGAGGTCTTGCTTAAAAAGACGGTCAGAAAACCGGTGATGAAGAATGTGGCCACGGCATTGATCATGTTGACCACCGGCATGAATTCCACACCGTATCTTTTCAGAAAAGCGGTTTCCGCATAATTGTTCAGGATAATGCCTGAACTCCGGATAATAAAAAGAAGGGCTGCCGTCCATAGAAACAGGCTGATCTCTTCTTCATAGATTTTCAGGAAACTTAAGAGTTTTGCCCGCATCAATCCACCTCAAGAACCAGTCGGAACCCGGTTGTCTGAAACCTGGCACCGGGATGGGCATAGGTGCGGTTGGCACTGCGCATATATCTGCCGTACAGGTACCAGCTACCGCCTCTGCGAACCCGGGGTCTGGTGGAAAACAGATCATAGGTATTGACGCCGGGAGCCCTGATATCATCCGTATATTCATCCTGGCACCATTCCCATACATTGCCGTGCATGTCGTAAAACCCCCATGGGTTGGGCGGAAATGAAGCGACCGGGGCCGGACTGTTGACCGGCAGTCCCATGGATCGGTAATATGAACTGCATTCTCCGTGTCGTTTCGGGGTATTGGCATACATGGCCAGGGCGCAGTCCGGGTCGTTCCCCCAGCTGTAAGCCGTGGTGGTTCCGGCCCGGCAGGCATACTCCCATTCTTTCTCCGAAGGAAGCCGGTATCGGGCGGTATCTGTTTGGTTCAATTTTCTGATGAATTTCTGGCAGTCATAAAAAGACACCCGGGTCACCGGGGTCCGGGGGCCTCCTTTTTTTTTCAGAAGAAACGCCTTTCCCATAATATCCTGCCATTGTTCCAGAGTGACTTCGGTTTCCTGAAGGTAAAAAGGTTCGGTGATTTTGACCGGGTGATGTTTTTCATTGGTTTTCCGGTCGGTTTCAGTCTCAGGGCTTCCCATTTGAAAAGTACCGGGTTCCACACGGATGAAAGTCATGCCCAGATGATTGGTGATTTTTTTTTCCTGGGCAAAACCGCTGGCTGTCATGTGTGTGAGACATAAAACAACAATAAAAACACAACACCCGCACACCCTGAATATGTATTTCAAACCTGGTATCAGGCATAACCTGTTTCGCATAATTCAATCATCCTTCAAACAACCTGTTGGGGCAAGATACACTTGAAAAGTGAGTTGTTTGGCATACAATTATATTTTCTGTTCATTGTCAAGCAAAAAGACAGAACGGGCGTTATTCCCCGATGATTTTGACCAGGACCCGTTTTTTTCTCCGGCCGTCAAACTCCCCGTAGAAAATCCGTTCCCAGGTGCCGAAATCCAGTTTTCCGTCTGTGACGGCGATCACGCTTTCCCGGCCCATGATCTGCCGCTTCATGTGGGCATCGGCATTGTCTTCCCCGACATTGTGCCGGTAGCCGGATACCGGTTCATGGGGGGCCAGTTTTTCCAGCCACAGGTCATAGTCATGGTGCAGCCCTGGTTCGTCATCGTTGATGAACACCGAGGCGGTAATGTGCATGGCATTCACAAGGACCAGTCCCTCCTTGATTCCGCTCTCGTCGATGCACTGTTGCACATCCGGGGTGATATTGATGAACGCCCGCCGGGACGGGACATTGAACCACAGTTCTTTTCGAAAGGTTTTCATAATACTCCTCAATGTTCGGATTTTCCAGCAGTTTCATATCGTTGTCTACCGCAGACGGTTCTTTCATACCTTGCCATGGTCCGGGAATGCAAGTGCTTTCTTCCGACATGTTCTCCGGCCGGGAGTCAACCAATCCCCTCCGGAGGCTCCGCTGTGCAAGCCGATATTCGGGAGCAGTTTTTCCAGAACAAAAATATACAATTATGAAAAAAGTGCCTGCCCGTTATCTTCTTTTCAGATACAATTGCGTGATTTATCAAGGCCCTGAAAAATTTCGGATACCATTGCAATCTAAAACCTGATATTATTGATTGTTTCTGCCAAGGTGCTGTTAAACCGCTGGGAGCAGGTGAAGCTTGCCAGGCCATGGGAAAAGCGGGGACAATTTGCCGGAAAGAATACATTGAAAAGCGTTCCTGATTACATCATCCCAACAAAAATTATTCAAACAGTTAAACATTTCACGCAACAGGATCTTGATCATGGATCGATCAAAGCGGTACACCGACTATAACAGCTATCTGCGGGGTATGTTCGGCGAGCGGGTTCAAAAAATTGCCGTGGATGCCGGGCTCACCTGTCCCAACCGGGACGGCACGCTGTCGAGCAAAGGCTGTATCTACTGCAATGCCAAGGGGTCCGGTACCGGGGCCTTTGCCCGGGGTATGGGTATCAGGGAGCAGATCGAGGCCGGCAAGATTCCCATGATGAAAAAATACAAGGCAAAGAAATTTCTGGCTTATTTTCAGTCGTTTACCAATACCTACACCTCGGTTGAAATTATGCGGGCGATGTATGATGCCGCGTTTTCCTGCGAGGGGGTGGTGGGCATGGCCGTGGGCACCCGGCCGGACTGTGTGGATGAACGAAAGCTGGATCTGATCGGGTCTTATGCGCAAAAATATCTGGTGTGGCTGGAATATGGGCTTCAGTCGATTCATGACACCACGCTGGCGTTTATCAACCGGGGGCACACGCTGAAAGATTTTGAAAACGCCGTGGCCATGACCCGGGGAAAAGGCATCCAAATCTGTGCCCACGTGATTCTGGGGCTGCCCGGAGAAACCCGGGACATGATGCTGGACACGGCCCGGTATCTGGCGGACTCCGGTATTCACGGGGTCAAGATCCACCTGCTGTATGTGATCAAAGACACGCCGCTGGACCGTCTGTTTCTGGCGGGAAAGTATCAGCCCATGACACAGAGGGAATATGTGGAAACCGTGTGTGATTTTCTGGCGCTTTTGCCCGAACAGATGGTGATTCAGCGGATCACAGGCGATCCCCATGGCAGCGAGCTGCGGGCCCCGGCATGGGCCGGGAGATACCGGGAAACTTTCAACCTGATCCAGCAGGCCCTGGCACACCGGGATACCTTTCAGGGGAAAAAATATCAGCCGAAGAACCCGGCCTGAAAATCCGGTTTGCGGATAGACGGATCACTGGACAAAGGTGTGAAAACCTTGGGATGCGATCTCTCTGAAGCCGTCCGGGGTTTTCTGAATGATCAGGCATTCCACATTTTCCAGGGAGTCCGCCAGGGCCAGGCTGTCCTCCGGGGCCATCACCATGAAGGCTGTAGCCAGGGCATCGGCAAAGGTGCAGGTGCAGGCAATGACCGACGCGCTCACCACCTGGTTGTCCACGGGATATCCGGTTTTGGGATCAATGATGTGGGAGTAGGTTTTGCCCCCAAATTTAAAAAAATTGCGGTAATCTCCGCTGGTGGCAATGGCCCGGTTTTCCAGATTCACCACTTTGTAAAAGCCGGCATCAGCCCCGGTTTTCAACGGATGGGTAATGCCCACGGACCAGGGTTTTTTATGGCGGTTCTTTCCTGAGCCGTAGAGCTCGCCCCCGATCTCCACCAGAAAGTTATCAATCCCGGCCCGGGTCAGGACCCCGGCAATGGCATCCACGCCGTATCCCTTGGCAATGGAGCCTAAATCCAGGGTGATGCCGGATTTTGTCTTTTTTACATGGTTGTTTTCAAACACCAGGTGATGAAATCCGGTCAACGCGACGGCCGCGGTGATAGCACCCGGTTCCGGCAGGGAGTCGGTAGGCTGCCGGGTCCCGAACCCCCACAGATCCACCAGGGGTTTGACCGTGCCGTCCCAGGCCCCGTCCGTCAAGGTGAACACGGTTCTGGCCGTGTCCATGACCCGGGCGAAATCATGGGACAGCCGGAAGGACCGGCCGGGCTCTGTTTGGTTGAACCGGGACAGGTCACTGTCCGGATCATACATGGACAGCCCGGCATTGACCTGTGCCAGCCGGGTGTCGATCTGTTTCTGCCACAGATCCATGGACTGTTTTTGGGATGACACCAGCTTGACCGTATAAAACGTGCCCATGGTGCGGCCCTGTATTGTGTATTCTTTTGCCTGGGAAATCGAAGGGACCCAGAGGAAAATGAGCCAGACAATGCTCATGGCCATGCCTGTCAGGAATCGTTTCATGATAGTTCCTTATTGTGTTTGTCCATTGTTTTGAAGTCGTTTTTTTAATCATCATACCGGAGCGTTGCCTGATTCTCAAGTGGAGAGCTTTTTTTCGCTGCCAATCCGTTGATCCGTGACTTGACGGCCCGCGTATGATAACTTAGACAGCTAAACTGCTGATCCCTGGACTGAAAATGAAAGGAATTTTATGGCCGACCGATCGAAAACCGCGTTTGATATCCCCAATATCCGGTGGTTCATCGCATTCCGGGTCTTTTTCAATTCCCGGTTCTACTATCCGGTGTTCACCATTCTGTTTCTGGATTTCGGCCTGACCGTGGCCCAGTTTTCGGTGCTCAATGCGGTCTGGGCCGCCACCATCGTACTGGCGGAGGTGCCGTCCGGTGCGGTGGCCGACATCATCGGCAGAAAGCGGCTGTTGAACTTTGCCGCCGGCGTGATGATTTTTGAAATCGGTATCATCAGTTTCATGCCCCGGATCGATCCGGTGCTGATTTTTTCCGTGTTCCTGGTGAACCGGGTGCTCAGCGGCCTGGCAGAGGCGGCGGCCAGCGGTGCGGACGAGGCCCTGGCCTATGACAGCCTGAATGAGGCGGGCATGGCCGACCAGTGGGGCCGGGTCCTGGAGGTACTCATGCGGTATCAGGCCATCGGGTTTGTCATCGCCATGACCGTCGGGGCTGTGGTGTATGATCCTAATCTCATGGGCCGGCTGGCGGATCTGATGGGCCTGGGTGTCACACCGACTCAAGAGGTGACCATGCGGTTTCCGTTGTACCTGACCTTTGTGCTGGCCCTGCTGGCATTTGTGAGCACCCTGAAGATGACGGAGCCGGAACAGGCGGCAGCAGCGTCCTCGGAACGGTCCGTGAAACAAACCCTGGCCGTGACCCTGAACGCCGGCATCTGGATCATGAAAACCCCGTTTGTCCTGTGGGTGATGCTGTTCGGCATGCTGCTGGACGGCACCATCCGCATGGTCATCACCCTGTCCAGCCAGTACTACCGGATGATCGGCATTCCGGAATCCCTGTTCGGCATCATGGGGTCGGTGGTGGCGCTTATGGGGGTGGTGGTGCCGAAAATCGCCCGGCAGATTGCAGAAAACCGGTCTCCCCAGACAGCGCTTTTGATTACGGCGGGCCTGGCCGTGGCAGGGCTTGCTGCCATGAACGGGTTCTGGCACTGGGTGGGAATCGTGCCGGCTCTGGTAACCTTTGCCGCCATGAATTTCACCGGTTTTTTTGTCAGCTTCTACATCAACCGGGAAACCGATTCCCGGCAGCGGGCCACGGTGCTGAGCTTCAAGGGGTTGTCCTACAATGTTTCCTACGGGTTGCTGGGGGTGGCCTACGCCCTGGTGTTGAAACTGGCCAAAGCCGGGGTGGATCCGGCGGCGGGCCTGTCTGCGGAAACCATTGAAAACCAGGTGTTCGTGGATACGTTTTTCTGGTTTCCATTGTTTTTTGCAGTGAATTTTCTGGTGCTGGCAGCGGTGTATGCCGTCCGGTTCAAAGCAAGAAAGCAGCCCTAGCCGGATTCAGTCAAACAGGGTTTTGATCCGGGCGGGATCGTTCCAGATCCGGTCCGTATCCGCATACAGACGGGTCATGACCTGTTCCACGGCCAGCCGCTGGGTTTCAAAGGCTTGGGCATTCAGTTCTTCGGGTACATAAATGGGTTTTCCGAACCGGATGATCACCCGGGAAAAGGGTTTGGGTATCATGAACCGGTCCCAGGAGTTGAACACCCATCGGTGCCGGGCCGAGGTGATGGTGGGGATGATGGGCATGCCCGTGAACTGGGCAATGCGGATCAACCCGGGTTTGACCACACCGAAAGGGCCTGTGGGACCGTCAACAATATGGCCGACCCTGTAGCCGATTTTCCCCAGTTGTTTGATCTCTTTGAGGGCCTCTTTCCCGCCCCGGGATGAGGATCCCCGCACCGGATGCCAGCCCAGGGCTTTGACCACTCTTGAAATCATTTCTCCGTCCAGGCTTTTGCTGATGATAATGGTGATGGGTTTCCGGGTGGAAAAAAACGCGATCCCCGGAAAAAAACGCTGATGCCAGGACGCATAGATCACCCCGACATGTTTGTCGATGGCGGTTTGCTCCTTGTCCTGATCCATCAACCGGATCCGGAAGGTAAGATTCAGCAGTTTCACCAGCATCAGCCCGGCCTGGGGGATGACCCGCTGATATAAAAAATGTTTGAATCGGTCTTTTACCATATTTTTTTATTACCATGATGTTTTTTGATTTCCAAGTATTTTTGTGAAAGAAGGTAGAGATCGCATCCTCATTGACACTCTCCCGGTTCAGATGGTATGTTTTGACATCTGTTTACCCCCATTTTTAGGAGATCTGATGACGGCACGCACTGAAACTGACTTCATGGGAGAGATCCATGTCCCTGAAAACGTGTGTTGGGGGGCACAAACCCAGCGGGCTTTTGAAAATTTCAACATCGGTGATGAAACCATGCCCATTCCGGTGATCCGGGCGTTTGGATATCTGAAAAAAGCGGCAGCCCTGGTAAACGGAAGTTTCGGGTTGCTGCCGGATGACAAGGTTCGGATCATCGCGCAGGTGTGCGATGAGATCATTAAGGGAGATCTGGACGGTCATTTTCCGTTAAAAGTATGGCAGACCGGGTCCGGAACCCAGACCAACATGAACGTCAACGAAGTCATTGCCGGCCGGGCCCGGAAACTGTCCGGGCAAAAGCTGCATCCCAATGATGATGTCAATAAATCCCAGTCCTCCAATGACGCGTTTCCCACAGCCATGCACATGGCAGCCTATGATCTGCTGGTCACGACCACGATGCCGGCCCTGAAAGCCCTTTACCGGGAACTGGCCCAAAAGAGCCGGGAATGGGAAGCGATTGTTAAAATCGGCCGGACCCATTTCATGGATGCGGTGCCGTTGACCCTGGGCCAGGAATTTTCCGGATATGCGGCCATGGTGGAACAGGATATCCGGGTGCTGACGGATCACCTGCCTCTGCTGGCTCGCCTGGCCATCGGCGGCACGGTCCTGGGCACCGGCCTGAATTCCCCGGAAGGGTTTGATGTGAAAATGACAAAGATGCTGGCAAAATTCACAGGACACCCGTTTGTCCCGGCCCCCAACAAATTTGCGGTCCTGGCAGCCCATGACGATCTGGTGGCCTGTCACGGGGCACTTAAAACCGTGGCCGTGAGCCTCATGAAAATCGCCAATGACATCCGGATGCTGGGGTCCGGCCCCCGGTGCGGCATCGGCGAGCTTCAGCTGCCGGCCAATGAACCGGGGTCCTCCATCATGCCCGGCAAGGTGAACCCGACCCAGGCCGAAGCCCTGACCATGGTGTGCGCCCAGGTGATGGGCAATGATACGACCCTGTCCGTGGCCGGAGCATCCGGACATTTTGAGCTCAATGTGTTCAAGCCGGTGATCATTTACAATTTCCTGCAGTCAGCCCGGCTGTTGGGGGATGCCGCAGATTCGTTCACCAAAAACTGTATCCGGGGGCTTTTGCCCAATCAGAAAACCATTCAGGCCCATCTGGAAAATTCATTGATGCTGGTCACGGCCCTGGCCCCGGAATTCGGATATGACAAGGCCGCCGTGATCGCCAAAAAAGCCCACGCCCAAGGGATCACCCTGGAGCAGGCTGCCTGCGATCTGGGGTATCTGACCAAAGACGAATTCCGGCAATTGGTGAACCCCTCTGCCATGACCCGGCCGTTCAATATCGATAAATAGAAAGGGAAGGTATCATATGCTGGAAAATGTCACCGTGTTCAAGGGGTATCCCTTTAAAGTCGGACAGAAAATCCGTATCGAAGATTCTCCCCGGTCCGGAGACTGGGAAGTGATCCATGTGACCGATCACAAGGTCACCCTGCGTTGTCCCCTGTCGGGCAAAGAGTTTTCCTGGTCCCGGTTCTGTTATCAGGTGGAAGAATCTGAACGGCCCTGGCCGGATACACAGGCAGACTGATATCATGGAGAAACCCATGGAAGTGATTCTGCTCATGGCCATGACCGTGGACGGTAAAATCGCCAGAAATCAGATGGAACTGGTCAACTGGACCGGAAGTAAAGACAAGCAGTATTTTGTAAAGATCACCCGGAACGCCGGGGTGGTGATCATGGGATCCAAAACCTTTGACACCATCGGCCATCCTTTGCCGGGAAGAAAAAACATTGTCTTGACCAGGGACAAAACCCGGAAAAGTGATGATTCGTCCCTGGTGTTCATCGATCAGGCACCGGCACAGATACTGGCGGATCTGAAGCGCCAGGGGTTTGAGCAGGCCGCCCTGATCGGCGGATCGGTCATCAACTCTTTGTTTGCCAAAGAAAATCTCATCACTCAGATCCATTTGACGCTGGTACCGGCCGTGTTCGGCCAGGGGCTGTCTTTGTTCAATACGTCTTTGGATCTGTCTTTGGCATATGAAACCTGCAAAGAAATAGAAAAAGGGCATTTACTGCTCATCTACAAGGTGATACCTCATGTCTGAAAAAGAAAAGAAAAAAAACTGGTTGAAACGCCTGATGGAATGGATTATCCAGGGCAATGAAAAAGCGGCCCGGGAAGGAAATCTTTGCCCCTCCTGAGTCAAGAAGAATGACCGGCCGGGGGCCGGGTTGAAAAAATAATTTTTACAATATAAGGAACCGCATGCACTCCCAGGTTGAAAATCTGTTAAAGAAAATCTCGTATATTGAAACGGATATGGAACTGCACAAACACATTCTTTTTTCCATCCCATCCGACCAAAAAGAGGAAATGGAAAAGGTCATGCAGACCATTGCCGAAAAAAAGCAGCAGGTTCAGGACCTGCGCCGGGAAATTAAACGCAAGGATCCGGCCGCGTATGACCGGATCCTTGCCATTGAAAAAGGAACGGAATTGTTTAAGACCATGGCCCGGGATAAGCAGTTTGACCGGGTGGACACCCCGGATGATTCCGGTGCCTGCAAAATCACCCTCAGTGATGGTACTGATGTGGACTGCCTGGTGGCGGCCCTGGAAAAAAATGGTGACTGGATGATTCTGACCCGGGACGGTGAAGTGAAACAATTCCCCAAAGGACTGGTAAAACAAGGAACAAAATCATGAAAAAACAGGTCTGCAACCACAACACCATTTTCAAAGCGGTGATTTTAGCGATTGTCCCGGCAGTCCTCGGGTGGGGGGCTGTTGCGTTGTCTAATCCGACCCAGACATTGGACCTGGACCGGTTTATTGATCCGGAAACCTGTGCCGGGTGTCATTATGAGATTTTTGAGCAATGGTCCAATTCCATGCACAACCTGGCCCACAAGGACCCGGTATATAACCGGGTGGCCAATTTTCTGCGCCAGGGGCTTTTCGACCAGGCAGAGATCGACGAGGCGGAATCGTGCGTGAAATGCCACACCCCGGTGGGCGTGATCACCGGATTTCCGGAAAAACTGTCTGATGATCTGTCAAAGACTCCTGCTATCGCTGCCCATGGCATTCAGTGTGATTACTGTCATTCCGCCGTGGATGTGCAGAAAATGTTTAACAACGGGCTGGTGCTGGAACCCGGGTATGGGGAAGATGATCCCGGTATCAAACACGGGCCGTTTGACGATGCAGAACCTGATTTTCACGAGGCGGCCTATTCCCCCCTGCATGAGAGTGCTGAATTCTGCGGCACCTGCCATGATGTCAAACATGTGACGTTTGGCACGGATCTGGAAACCACGTACACGGAATGGAAAAACAGCCCGTATAATTCAGATGATCCGGATGAACGTATCACCTGCCAGGGGTGTCATATGTACCAGCGGCCCGGCGTGCCGGCCACCGCCACCACGGAACGGCCTGAAAACCCGGGATCTGCCGCAGATTACAGCATGGAAAGACCCCATATCTTCACCCATTATTTTGTGGGGGCCAATTCCGGCGTGCCGGCATCTTTCGGAGATTCGGAGAAACCGGATATGGCAAAGGCGCGCTTGCAGCATGCAGCCAACCTGGATCTGGATCTGTCGAATCTGGACAAAAATCAGCTGGGCATCATTGTTTCCAATACCGGGGCCGGCCATTCCCTGCCCACGGGTCTGGCGGACATGCGCCAGATGTGGCTGGAAGTCATTATCCAGGACAAGAACGGGACCCGGATTTTTGAAACCGGGATTCTGGATGACAAAAAGGAACTGCCTGAAAATACGTTGATTTACAGAACGGTGTTCGGGGACGGCAAAGGCAATCCGGTTCTCAACCTGGCCAAGGCCAGAGAAGTGCTTCATGACAACCGGATTCCGGCAAAAGGACAGGCAAAAGAAATGATCACTCTGGACCGGGCCCTGGAAAAAGGATCGGAAATTCAGGTCCGGCTGCTGTACCGGAGCATGCCCCAGAAGGTGCTGAATCTGCTTCCCGGTGAGCCGTTAGGCCCTTTGCCCGTGGTGGAAATGGTTCGGACGTCCCATACGCTGTGATCCAGTCGAACCGGGGTTTGATCCCGGAAGCTTGACTTTTTGAATCCATGAAAAAAAGGAGCATCCAATGACAAACAATGTGGTAATCGCACTGTCGTGTGGCACCAATGACACCAATCGGGCGACCCGGGCCATTCACCTGGCCACCATCGCGCACAAGGAAGGGAAAAATACCAGTCTGTTTTTACTGGATGAAGGGGTATATCTGGCCAAAGAAGGGATCATTACCCATGTGAGGGCTGCCACCGGGGATGTGGCCGATGACCTTTTAGCCTATCTTCAGGCCCATGAGGTGCCGATTCTGGTGTGCACCCCCTGTGCCAGTGCCCGCCAGATCAAGGAAGAAGATCTGATCGAGGGTGCACGCATGGCATCGGCTGCGGAATTCATTAATTTGTCCTGTGATGCCGCAGTGATCAGCCTGTAAATCAATG
Above is a window of Desulfotignum balticum DSM 7044 DNA encoding:
- a CDS encoding formylglycine-generating enzyme family protein; the protein is MTASGFAQEKKITNHLGMTFIRVEPGTFQMGSPETETDRKTNEKHHPVKITEPFYLQETEVTLEQWQDIMGKAFLLKKKGGPRTPVTRVSFYDCQKFIRKLNQTDTARYRLPSEKEWEYACRAGTTTAYSWGNDPDCALAMYANTPKRHGECSSYYRSMGLPVNSPAPVASFPPNPWGFYDMHGNVWEWCQDEYTDDIRAPGVNTYDLFSTRPRVRRGGSWYLYGRYMRSANRTYAHPGARFQTTGFRLVLEVD
- a CDS encoding secondary thiamine-phosphate synthase enzyme YjbQ, with the translated sequence MKTFRKELWFNVPSRRAFINITPDVQQCIDESGIKEGLVLVNAMHITASVFINDDEPGLHHDYDLWLEKLAPHEPVSGYRHNVGEDNADAHMKRQIMGRESVIAVTDGKLDFGTWERIFYGEFDGRRKKRVLVKIIGE
- a CDS encoding TIGR01212 family radical SAM protein (This family includes YhcC from E. coli K-12, an uncharacterized radical SAM protein.), translating into MDRSKRYTDYNSYLRGMFGERVQKIAVDAGLTCPNRDGTLSSKGCIYCNAKGSGTGAFARGMGIREQIEAGKIPMMKKYKAKKFLAYFQSFTNTYTSVEIMRAMYDAAFSCEGVVGMAVGTRPDCVDERKLDLIGSYAQKYLVWLEYGLQSIHDTTLAFINRGHTLKDFENAVAMTRGKGIQICAHVILGLPGETRDMMLDTARYLADSGIHGVKIHLLYVIKDTPLDRLFLAGKYQPMTQREYVETVCDFLALLPEQMVIQRITGDPHGSELRAPAWAGRYRETFNLIQQALAHRDTFQGKKYQPKNPA
- a CDS encoding FAD:protein FMN transferase encodes the protein MKRFLTGMAMSIVWLIFLWVPSISQAKEYTIQGRTMGTFYTVKLVSSQKQSMDLWQKQIDTRLAQVNAGLSMYDPDSDLSRFNQTEPGRSFRLSHDFARVMDTARTVFTLTDGAWDGTVKPLVDLWGFGTRQPTDSLPEPGAITAAVALTGFHHLVFENNHVKKTKSGITLDLGSIAKGYGVDAIAGVLTRAGIDNFLVEIGGELYGSGKNRHKKPWSVGITHPLKTGADAGFYKVVNLENRAIATSGDYRNFFKFGGKTYSHIIDPKTGYPVDNQVVSASVIACTCTFADALATAFMVMAPEDSLALADSLENVECLIIQKTPDGFREIASQGFHTFVQ
- a CDS encoding MFS transporter, giving the protein MADRSKTAFDIPNIRWFIAFRVFFNSRFYYPVFTILFLDFGLTVAQFSVLNAVWAATIVLAEVPSGAVADIIGRKRLLNFAAGVMIFEIGIISFMPRIDPVLIFSVFLVNRVLSGLAEAAASGADEALAYDSLNEAGMADQWGRVLEVLMRYQAIGFVIAMTVGAVVYDPNLMGRLADLMGLGVTPTQEVTMRFPLYLTFVLALLAFVSTLKMTEPEQAAAASSERSVKQTLAVTLNAGIWIMKTPFVLWVMLFGMLLDGTIRMVITLSSQYYRMIGIPESLFGIMGSVVALMGVVVPKIARQIAENRSPQTALLITAGLAVAGLAAMNGFWHWVGIVPALVTFAAMNFTGFFVSFYINRETDSRQRATVLSFKGLSYNVSYGLLGVAYALVLKLAKAGVDPAAGLSAETIENQVFVDTFFWFPLFFAVNFLVLAAVYAVRFKARKQP
- a CDS encoding lysophospholipid acyltransferase family protein, giving the protein MVKDRFKHFLYQRVIPQAGLMLVKLLNLTFRIRLMDQDKEQTAIDKHVGVIYASWHQRFFPGIAFFSTRKPITIIISKSLDGEMISRVVKALGWHPVRGSSSRGGKEALKEIKQLGKIGYRVGHIVDGPTGPFGVVKPGLIRIAQFTGMPIIPTITSARHRWVFNSWDRFMIPKPFSRVIIRFGKPIYVPEELNAQAFETQRLAVEQVMTRLYADTDRIWNDPARIKTLFD
- the fumC gene encoding class II fumarate hydratase, with the translated sequence MTARTETDFMGEIHVPENVCWGAQTQRAFENFNIGDETMPIPVIRAFGYLKKAAALVNGSFGLLPDDKVRIIAQVCDEIIKGDLDGHFPLKVWQTGSGTQTNMNVNEVIAGRARKLSGQKLHPNDDVNKSQSSNDAFPTAMHMAAYDLLVTTTMPALKALYRELAQKSREWEAIVKIGRTHFMDAVPLTLGQEFSGYAAMVEQDIRVLTDHLPLLARLAIGGTVLGTGLNSPEGFDVKMTKMLAKFTGHPFVPAPNKFAVLAAHDDLVACHGALKTVAVSLMKIANDIRMLGSGPRCGIGELQLPANEPGSSIMPGKVNPTQAEALTMVCAQVMGNDTTLSVAGASGHFELNVFKPVIIYNFLQSARLLGDAADSFTKNCIRGLLPNQKTIQAHLENSLMLVTALAPEFGYDKAAVIAKKAHAQGITLEQAACDLGYLTKDEFRQLVNPSAMTRPFNIDK
- a CDS encoding dihydrofolate reductase family protein, with translation MEVILLMAMTVDGKIARNQMELVNWTGSKDKQYFVKITRNAGVVIMGSKTFDTIGHPLPGRKNIVLTRDKTRKSDDSSLVFIDQAPAQILADLKRQGFEQAALIGGSVINSLFAKENLITQIHLTLVPAVFGQGLSLFNTSLDLSLAYETCKEIEKGHLLLIYKVIPHV
- a CDS encoding multiheme c-type cytochrome, with amino-acid sequence MKKQVCNHNTIFKAVILAIVPAVLGWGAVALSNPTQTLDLDRFIDPETCAGCHYEIFEQWSNSMHNLAHKDPVYNRVANFLRQGLFDQAEIDEAESCVKCHTPVGVITGFPEKLSDDLSKTPAIAAHGIQCDYCHSAVDVQKMFNNGLVLEPGYGEDDPGIKHGPFDDAEPDFHEAAYSPLHESAEFCGTCHDVKHVTFGTDLETTYTEWKNSPYNSDDPDERITCQGCHMYQRPGVPATATTERPENPGSAADYSMERPHIFTHYFVGANSGVPASFGDSEKPDMAKARLQHAANLDLDLSNLDKNQLGIIVSNTGAGHSLPTGLADMRQMWLEVIIQDKNGTRIFETGILDDKKELPENTLIYRTVFGDGKGNPVLNLAKAREVLHDNRIPAKGQAKEMITLDRALEKGSEIQVRLLYRSMPQKVLNLLPGEPLGPLPVVEMVRTSHTL
- a CDS encoding DsrE family protein: MTNNVVIALSCGTNDTNRATRAIHLATIAHKEGKNTSLFLLDEGVYLAKEGIITHVRAATGDVADDLLAYLQAHEVPILVCTPCASARQIKEEDLIEGARMASAAEFINLSCDAAVISL